Part of the Verrucomicrobiota bacterium genome is shown below.
AGAAGTACGAACCTTATTCCAAAATCAATCGCTGGCATGCCGAGCAGCTTGCCTACTTCATGGACAAACTTTCTGCGGTGCGCGAAGGGGAGCGGAGTCTTTTGGACAACAGCATGGTGTTGTGCGGATCGAGCATGTCGGACGGCAACCGGCACGATCCGGCCAATCTGCCGATTCTTTTGGGAGGCCGGGCGGGTGGCGGGATCAAGGCGGGGCGGCACATTGCGTCCCCCAAGGGCACTCCTCTTTGCAACCTCTACGTGTCGATGTTGGAACGCATGGGATCACCCGTGGAGAGGTTTGGGGACAGCACAGGAGCCATGGATTTGGGAGAAGCCTGAAGGGTTCCTCGGTTCGGGTTCAGGCCGGGGTCCTGATCAGGAGTGGGGAGCCAGGTTTTCGGAGACATCGGTGCGATACGCTTTGAAGGCCGGCGCCAGGCCGGCCAGGGCTCCCAGAAGCGTCATGCCGGCAGGAGCAGCCACCATGATCCAATGGGGGGTGAGTGGATTCAGGATGATGCCGACCTGAGCGCGGATGATGATGGCGGCGAGACCCGCGATGATCGCGTAGAGGATGAATCCGGCGAGAGCGCCCAGGGCGGCGATGAGGGCGGATTCCGCGATGATGGCCCCAAAAAGTGTGGAGCGGCGTGCTCCGAGGGCGCGTAGAATGGCGATCTCGCGCCGACGCTCGTTCATGGAGTTGTAGAGGCTGGCGAGGATGGACGCAGATGCCACCAGGGCGACGAGGTAGGCGACCAGCGCCAGGACCCGGTCGAACCAGGCGATTTTGTCGAATAGTTGCGCCATGACCCGGCCGATTGGCCACGCGAAGGTTAGCCTGTTTCCCTGTTTATTATAAAGGAGGTCCAGGTGAAAACCGGTCGTGGCGGCGCCGGCTTTGAGGCGCACTAGCGCGCCGCTGACTTGGGTGGCGGATTCCGCGGAGTGTCCACCCATCAATTGAACGCCTTCCAGGGGGATCCAAATCACGCGATCGGCGGGGGTGTTGGAGGGTTCCAGAATGCCCACGACGAGATAGATCTCCTCGTGTTGAGATTTTTCGTCGAAGAGAAGTCCGTGATAGGGTTGGAACGTGTCCCCGACGTGGAGTCCGACGCGCTGGGCCGCCACGCTGCCGACGACGGCCTCTCGAAGGGTGGGATCGAACCAGCGGCCGCCGGACTGGAGGCTGAGCTTTTTCCCAGGTCCGAGCATGGATTTATGGAAGAACTCCTCGCTGGTGCCAACGATGCGGTAGCCCCGGTAATTGTCGCCGAGAGCGAGTGGCACGGCGAGTTCGACGTTGGGATGTTGCTTGATATCGAGGAAATCCTGCCAGGCCATGTTGCCGGGGGAGTCTTCCAGGTGAAAGATGGTGTTGAGGACCAATTGCAGCTTGGAGCCCCGGGCTCCCAGCACGGCGTCGAATCCTCCAGTGAATCCAGTGAAGGCGGCATGGGACTGATCCTTGACCACCCAGACCGCCATGAGCAGTCCTGTGGCGAGGGAGATGGAGAAGGTGGTGACGGCGGTGGACAGCGCATGCTGGCGCAGACTGTTTCGAACCATCCAGCCCAGAATCACGGAGCACCTCCCGGGCTGGCACGGTTGATGTTGCTCAGGTCTTGAACCTGGTCAAAGGCGGACAGCACCTTCGGGTCGTGGCTGACGAGGAGGAGGGCTGCGCCGGAGTCGGAGCATGTTTTCCGGATCAATTGCAATGCCGCGGCGGCGTTGGCGGGGTCGAGATTGCCCGTGGGCTCATCGGCCAGCACCAACTTAGGATCATTGGCCACCGCGCGGGCCACCGCGACGCGTTGTTGCTGTCCGACACTGAGTTGGCGAGGTCGATGGTGGGCCTTGTCGGCTAGGTTCATCGCATTCAGGAGATCGAGTGCCCGGGCCCGTTGGGCTCCGGGCCCGAACGCCATCCCGAGGAGGATGTTTTCGAGGCAGGTGTAGCCTTGCAAGAGATTGAAGGTTTGAAAGATGTAACCGACGTGCAGGGCTCGATGTCGGTCGCGTTGAGGTTCGGAGAGGGAGGCTAGATCTTTTCCGGCCAACAGGAGAGAGCCTTCGTCCGGGGTCAAGATGCCGGCGATGAGGTTAAGGAAAGTGGTTTTTCCGGAACCGCTGGAACCTTGCAGCGCCAGGTGTTGTCCTGCCTCGAGCGCGAAGGAGGGCACGTCCATGATGGTGTGGCGGCCGCCATCGGGAAGCGTGAAGGACTTTCTGAGGTTGCGGATCTCGAGCAGTGGCACGAGGGGATTTTGTCCTCGAATCGGGATTTAGGCAAGCGCGGGCCGCCGCAAGAAGCGGGTTGGGCGCACCTTTCGATTGCCAGGGCGACGAAATGGAGAGAAACTTTCCCTGTCTCGAGTTCGTCAAAGAGGCGCGTCCATGCGTTGCATTTACAATTTGTTATTCACTGTCGCGTTTTGGGTTTCGGTGCCGTATTACTTTTGGAGAATGTGGCGCCGGGGGAACTGGCGCGAGGGCTTTGAGCAGCGGTTTGGGCAGTTTTCGGCAAAGACCAAGCAAGCGTTGACGAACCGGCATGTGGTTTGGATCCACGCCGTCAGCGTGGGCGAGGTCAATCTTTGCACGCAATTGATCCATGCGCTGGAGCCGCGACTTCCCAACGTCAAGCTGGTGGTTTCCACGACGACGGCGACGGGCATGGCAGAGTTGCAGAAGAAACTCCCCTCGCACATTGAGAGGATTTATTTTCCCATCGACCGTCGGCGCTACGTGGCGCGCGCGCTGAATGTGGTGCATCCGGAGGCGGTCATTTTGGTGGAGGCCGAGATATGGCCCAATTTCCTGTGGCGCATTCAAGACAAGGGCATTCCGTGTTTTTTGGTCAATGCGAGGCTTTCGGAGCGTTCCTTCCGGGGTTACCGGCGGTGGAGCAGTCTCTTCCGGCCATTGTTTGCCGCCTTTACCGCAGTCGGAGCTCAGAACGAGGCGGACGCGGGGCGGTTGCGGGAGTTGGGGTGTTTGCCGGAGAGGATTTGCGTGGTGGGGAGTCTGAAGTTTGACGCCGCCGTGTTGAGCGAGCGGCGTGTCCTCGATGTGCCCGGCCTGTTGAATCAATTGGGAGTTCCTGAGGGAGCGATCCTCCTGGTGGCGGGCAGCACCCACGCGGGGGAGGAAGTCATGCTCGCCTCGATGTTTTTGCGGCTTCGCCGCCGGTTTCCCAGCCTGTTTCTTATTTTGGTTCCGAGGCATCACGAGCGGAGCAAAGAAGTCGCTG
Proteins encoded:
- a CDS encoding ABC transporter ATP-binding protein, with the protein product MPLLEIRNLRKSFTLPDGGRHTIMDVPSFALEAGQHLALQGSSGSGKTTFLNLIAGILTPDEGSLLLAGKDLASLSEPQRDRHRALHVGYIFQTFNLLQGYTCLENILLGMAFGPGAQRARALDLLNAMNLADKAHHRPRQLSVGQQQRVAVARAVANDPKLVLADEPTGNLDPANAAAALQLIRKTCSDSGAALLLVSHDPKVLSAFDQVQDLSNINRASPGGAP
- a CDS encoding 3-deoxy-D-manno-octulosonic acid transferase; this translates as MRCIYNLLFTVAFWVSVPYYFWRMWRRGNWREGFEQRFGQFSAKTKQALTNRHVVWIHAVSVGEVNLCTQLIHALEPRLPNVKLVVSTTTATGMAELQKKLPSHIERIYFPIDRRRYVARALNVVHPEAVILVEAEIWPNFLWRIQDKGIPCFLVNARLSERSFRGYRRWSSLFRPLFAAFTAVGAQNEADAGRLRELGCLPERICVVGSLKFDAAVLSERRVLDVPGLLNQLGVPEGAILLVAGSTHAGEEVMLASMFLRLRRRFPSLFLILVPRHHERSKEVAAEVGGLGLKLVYRTNLQPSTRHAPGEVDCLLVNTTGELRQFYAQATVVYVGKSLGATGGQNPIEPGALGKAMVFGPHMENFESIAAEFVKREAAMQVRGEAELETALELLISDPGRRQRMGERAAEVVQENRGALERTLEMILEPLEQTELAPLLATKRVSASA
- a CDS encoding FtsX-like permease family protein, whose protein sequence is MVRNSLRQHALSTAVTTFSISLATGLLMAVWVVKDQSHAAFTGFTGGFDAVLGARGSKLQLVLNTIFHLEDSPGNMAWQDFLDIKQHPNVELAVPLALGDNYRGYRIVGTSEEFFHKSMLGPGKKLSLQSGGRWFDPTLREAVVGSVAAQRVGLHVGDTFQPYHGLLFDEKSQHEEIYLVVGILEPSNTPADRVIWIPLEGVQLMGGHSAESATQVSGALVRLKAGAATTGFHLDLLYNKQGNRLTFAWPIGRVMAQLFDKIAWFDRVLALVAYLVALVASASILASLYNSMNERRREIAILRALGARRSTLFGAIIAESALIAALGALAGFILYAIIAGLAAIIIRAQVGIILNPLTPHWIMVAAPAGMTLLGALAGLAPAFKAYRTDVSENLAPHS